Proteins encoded within one genomic window of Humulus lupulus chromosome 1, drHumLupu1.1, whole genome shotgun sequence:
- the LOC133828971 gene encoding uncharacterized protein LOC133828971 produces the protein MRQRRWLELFNDYDCDVLYHLGKANKVEDALSRQSMAYMMTVREMPLELQGDMSTLELEVVVGKLANLSVQSTIMEAIQGGQLLEPLYEYIKHEVRKDMRPGFHISEDGVLGFKGRIFVPKDTEIKNQIFYEAHNAPYAMHPGTTKIYQDLRKYFWWPKMKKEVAKYKAHYLTCQQTKIVRLHGVPNSIISDRDGRFTLTFWKMMQEGVGTQLNFGTAFHPQTDSQKEVDKVTEDIKKIRERLQTSINQHRKYVDQRRRPLAFEVGDTMPLKVALFKGALLFGKKRKLSPRYIGPFEIVEKISMVAYRLALPPALA, from the exons atgaggcagcgccggtggttagAATTGTTTAACGATTATGATTGTGATGTTCTATACCATCTTGGAAAGGCCAATAAGGTGGAAGATGCTCTGAGTCGGCAGTCGATGGCGTACATGATGACAGTGCGAGAAATGCCCTTGGAACTGCAAGGTGACATGTCTACGTTGGAACTCGAGGTAGTTGTTGGCAAATTAGCAAATCTTTCAGTGCAATCCACCATTATGGAAGCCATACAAGGAGGACAACTtttggaacctttgtatgagtATATCAAACACGAGGTGAGGAAGGATATGCGACCGGGATTCCACATATCAGAAGATGGGGTTTTAGGATTTAAAGGTAGAATTTTTGTTCCCAAAGATACAGAGATTAAGAACCAAATCTTCTATGAGGCACACAATGCCCCTTACGCAATGCACCCTGGCACCACAAAAATTTACCAGGATTTAAGGAAATATTTTTGGTGGCCGAAGATGAAAAAGGAAGTAGCAAAATACAAGGCTCATTACCTCACTTGCCAACAAACCAAG ATTGTACGACTTCATGGAGTACCTAATTCCATCATTTCAGACCGAGACGGACGTTTCACCTTGACATTTTGGAAAATGATGCAAGAAGGTGTGGGGACTCAACTTAATTTTGGCACTGCTTTCCATCCCCAAACAGATAGCCAGA AGGAAGTGGACAAAGTTACCGAGGATATCAAGAAGATTCGAGAGAGGCTGCAGACCTCCATAAATCAACATCGCAAATATGTGGACCAACGCCGAAGACCCTTGGCATTTGAAGTTGGAGATACGATGCCCTTGAAGGTGGCTCTATTTAAGGGAGCTCTGCTTTttggaaagaaaagaaaattaagtCCAAGgtatattggaccttttgagatagtGGAGAAAATCAGCATGGTAGCCTACCGACTAGCTCTCCCACCTGCGTTGGCTTGA